A stretch of Elgaria multicarinata webbii isolate HBS135686 ecotype San Diego chromosome 5, rElgMul1.1.pri, whole genome shotgun sequence DNA encodes these proteins:
- the LOC134399363 gene encoding high affinity choline transporter 1-like has protein sequence MALNVSGLVAVVVFYVLTLATGIWASRKTKKEKNKKPSEVAMVGDRNMNFFIGLFTATATWVGGGYINGTAEIVYLPSRGLAWVQAPAGFALSLLVGGLFFVDPMREKNYVTMMDPIQETYGNVMASLLFIPPLIADIFWFAAILASLGATMKVILDIQGYIAIIASACTVILYTSLGGLYSVAYTDVIQLLLITASLWLCIPFAMMNSATESISYTATHNSFQAPWIGKVEMQYFGRWMDDFLYLVLGGIPWQSYFQRVFSASSPKQARLISYLSGLGCFVMAIPSVLIGAVAASTDWNQTGYGLPTPNDRGDASLILPLVLHYLCPTYISIVGLGAIAAAVMSSGDSTLLSGSSMFAHNIYRKILRKKATEKDVLWVMRASMVVFGTLAAALAFYSHSIFDLWFVSGELVYALLFPQLCCVLFVHGTNTYGSAAGFLLGFLLRLLAGEPSLKIPPVICYPGCSLVDGAYIQLFPFKMVTMLVSLLTIVSVSYLAAFGFKANLLPVEWDVCKIIKDDQVLISLRQKEKWENVQRMENCEREGEAKSNGVL, from the exons ATGGCTTTGAACGTAAGTGGCTTGGTAGCTGTGGTTGTATTTTATGTCCTGACTTTAGCCACTGGAATATGGGCTTCCCGGAAAACCAAGAAAGAGAAGAACAAGAAGCCCAGTGAAGTAGCCATGGTGGGAGACAGAAACATGAACTTTTTCATTGGACTGTTCACGGCAACTG CAACATGGGTTGGCGGAGGATATATCAATGGCACAGCTGAAATTGTCTATCTTCCTTCAAGAGGACTAGCCTGGGTTCAAGCCCCTGCAGGATTTGCTTTGTCCCTCCTTGTTG GTGGGCTCTTCTTTGTCGATCCAATGAGAGAGAAGAATTacgtgacaatgatggatccaatcCAAGAAACTTATGGGAACGTGATGGCAAGTCTCCTGTTTATTCCACCATTGATAGCAGACATATTCTGGTTTGCAGCGATTCTTGCTTCCTTAG GAGCAACCATGAAGGTCATTTTGGATATCCAAGGTTACATAGCCATCATTGCCTCTGCATGCACAGTTATACTCTATACTTCCCTAGGAGGTTTGTACTCCGTTGCATATACAGATGTAATTCAACTGCTCCTTATAACAGCCAGCTTG TGGCTTTGCATCCCATTCGCCATGATGAACTCTGCCACGGAAAGCATTTCTTACACCGCTACCCACAACTCATTCCAAGCACCATGGATCGGAAAAGTAGAAATGCAATATTTTGGAAGGTGGATGGATGACTTTTTATATTTG GTGCTTGGAGGCATCCCGTGGCAATCCTATTTCCAGCGGGTTTTCTCGGCTTCTTCTCCAAAACAAGCCAGGCTCATTTCCTATCTTTCTGGCCTGGGGTGCTTTGTCATGGCCATCCCTTCTGTGCTCATTGGAGCAGTTGCAGCCTCCACAG ACTGGAATCAAACAGGCTATGGCCTTCCCACGCCCAATGACAGAGGTGATGCTTCCCTCATACTTCCGTTAGTTCTCCACTATCTTTGCCCAACGTATATCTCCATTGTTGGCTTGGGTGCCATTGCAGCTGCCGTGATGTCTTCTGGGGATTCTACCTTGCTCTCCGGCAGCTCCATGTTTGCTCACAACATCTATAGGAAAATTCTCAGGAAAAAG GCGACAGAAAAAGATGTATTATGGGTGATGAGAGCATCCATGGTGGTGTTTGGGACACTGGCAGCTGCTCTGGCCTTTTACTCGCATTCCATTTTTGATCTCTGGTTCGTGAGCGGAGAGCTGGTGTACGCCCTCCTCTTTCCTCAGCTCTGCTGTGTCCTCTTCGTTCATGGCACCAACACTTACGGCTCAGCCGCTGGGTTCCTCTTGGGGTTTCTGCTGCGGCTGTTGGCAGGGGAGCCCTCCCTGAAGATCCCCCCAGTGATCTGTTACCCAGGATGCTCTCTTGTAGACGGGGCCTACATTCAACTCTTCCCATTTAAGATGGTCACCATGCTGGTCTCTCTGTTGACCATCGTCTCCGTTTCATACCTGGCAGCCTTTGGGTTTAAGGCAAATCTCCTTCCTGTCGAATGGGATGTTTGTAAAATAATTAAGGATGATCAAGTGCTCATTTCCTTACGCCAGAAAGAAAAATGGGAGAATGTACAAAGGATGGAGAACTGTGAGCGAGAAGGAGAGGCAAAAAGCAACGGTGTTTTATAA
- the VSTM5 gene encoding V-set and transmembrane domain-containing protein 5, protein MRPLDYLQGCRRGVRLEIVTLCLAAGWALQTQGGEVSLVVSQANLNTTVAQDILLSVAYTCEVPPVIEWKHTSARGTTKIAEWRPGGYTNISSGYEDRVNIYENGSLRLLKVEMRDSGYYLVTVRDEFGITIYGTILLNVYEILYEDLHFVAVFLAFLTAVSAILVCLMWLCNKSVHLIQNERQRLKASTTEETELQMMGC, encoded by the exons ATGAGGCCTCTCGACTACCTGCAGGGCTGCAGACGAGGCGTACGGCTAGAGATTGTTACCCTTTGCCTGGCCGCTGGGTGGGCTCTCCAAA CCCAAGGAGGAGAAGTGTCCTTGGTAGTATCTCAAGCCAACCTAAACACCACGgtggcccaggacattttgctgtcgGTTGCCTATACCTGTGAGGTACCCCCGGTCATCGAGTGGAAGCACACGTCAGCCAGGGGCACGACGAAAATAGCAGAGTGGAGACCGGGAGGTTACACCAACATCTCCAGCGGTTACGAAGACCGAGTGAACATTTATGAGAACGGCTCCCTTCGGCTGCTGAAGGTGGAGATGAGAGATTCCGGGTATTACTTAGTCACGGTGAGGGACGAGTTCGGGATCACCATCTATGGCACCATCCTATTGAATGTTTATG AAATTCTCTATGAAGACTTGCACTTCGTCGCTGTCTTTTTGGCCTTCCTCACAGCTGTGTCCGCCATTCTGGTCTGCCTCATGTGGTTGTGCAATAAGTCCGTGCACCTGATTCAAAACGAGCGGCAGCGGCTTAAAG CAAGCACCACAGAAGAGACTGAGCTGCAAATGATGGGATGTTAG